From the genome of Candidatus Electrothrix communis, one region includes:
- the katG gene encoding catalase/peroxidase HPI has translation MDKESKCPVTGKTSEDAAGKGTSNQDWWPNQLNLKILHQNSSLIDPMDEGFNYAEEFKKIDLGALKKDLYALMTDSQDWWPADWGHYGGLFIRMAWHSAGTYRMGDGRGGGNTGNQRFAPLNSWPDNVNLDKARRLLWPIKQKYGKQISWADLMILAGNCALESMGFKTFGFGGGRADIWEPEEDIYWGTEMEWLATSDKPNSRYSGKRNLENPLAAVQMGLIYVNPEGPDGEPAPVASGRDIRDTFARMGMNDEETVALVAGGHTFGKCHGASDASHVGPEPEAAPIEEMGLGWKSSFGSGRGGDTISSGIEGAWKPEPTKWDMGYLKVLFKYEWELVKSPAGAHQWLAKDVAEEDMVVDAHDPSRKHRPMMTTADLALRFDPIYEPISRRFLENPEEFADAFARAWFKLTHRDMGPRSRYLGPEVPAEDLIWQDPVPEVNHKLIDADDINTLKKKILKSGLSVSQLVSTAWASASTFRGSDMRGGANGARICLAPQNDWEVNQPEQLASVLEEFWRR, from the coding sequence ATGGATAAAGAGAGCAAGTGCCCGGTGACCGGCAAAACGTCTGAAGACGCCGCAGGCAAAGGCACGTCCAACCAAGACTGGTGGCCGAACCAGTTGAATCTGAAGATCCTTCATCAGAATTCATCGCTGATAGACCCGATGGACGAGGGATTCAACTACGCAGAGGAATTCAAGAAGATCGACCTGGGTGCCCTGAAAAAAGACCTCTACGCCCTGATGACTGATTCGCAGGACTGGTGGCCCGCTGACTGGGGACATTACGGTGGACTCTTTATTCGGATGGCCTGGCATAGTGCGGGTACCTACCGCATGGGTGACGGTCGTGGCGGCGGCAACACCGGGAATCAGCGTTTTGCCCCGCTCAATAGCTGGCCAGACAACGTCAACCTGGATAAGGCACGACGATTGCTGTGGCCGATCAAGCAGAAATACGGCAAGCAGATTTCTTGGGCCGACTTGATGATCCTTGCCGGTAACTGTGCTCTCGAATCAATGGGCTTCAAGACCTTCGGCTTCGGAGGCGGGCGTGCGGATATCTGGGAGCCGGAAGAGGATATCTACTGGGGTACCGAGATGGAGTGGCTCGCAACCAGCGACAAACCCAATAGCCGTTACTCCGGTAAACGCAATCTTGAAAATCCCCTTGCAGCCGTGCAGATGGGGCTGATCTATGTGAATCCAGAAGGCCCGGACGGTGAGCCAGCCCCGGTGGCCTCGGGTCGAGATATTCGGGATACCTTTGCCCGTATGGGCATGAACGACGAAGAGACCGTTGCTTTAGTTGCGGGCGGCCATACCTTTGGTAAATGTCATGGTGCGAGCGATGCCTCCCATGTAGGCCCGGAACCGGAGGCTGCTCCCATCGAGGAGATGGGGCTGGGCTGGAAGAGCAGCTTCGGCAGCGGCAGGGGCGGCGATACCATCAGCAGCGGCATTGAAGGGGCCTGGAAGCCTGAGCCCACCAAATGGGATATGGGCTATCTCAAGGTGTTGTTCAAATACGAGTGGGAGTTGGTCAAGAGTCCGGCCGGTGCCCACCAATGGCTGGCCAAGGATGTGGCTGAAGAGGACATGGTGGTTGATGCCCATGATCCCTCCAGGAAGCACCGTCCCATGATGACCACAGCAGATCTGGCCCTGCGCTTTGACCCGATCTATGAGCCGATCTCAAGGCGTTTCCTGGAAAACCCGGAGGAGTTTGCTGATGCCTTTGCTCGGGCCTGGTTCAAGCTGACCCACCGTGATATGGGGCCGCGTTCCCGCTATCTCGGCCCGGAAGTCCCGGCAGAAGACCTGATCTGGCAGGACCCGGTACCGGAGGTTAACCATAAGCTCATCGACGCTGATGACATCAATACGTTGAAAAAGAAGATTCTCAAATCCGGGCTCTCTGTTTCCCAGTTGGTCTCAACGGCCTGGGCATCGGCCTCTACCTTCCGTGGTTCCGACATGCGCGGCGGGGCCAACGGAGCACGCATCTGTCTTGCCCCGCAGAATGATTGGGAGGTCAACCAGCCGGAGCAGTTGGCCAGCGTTCTTGAAGAATTCTGGAGAAGATAA
- a CDS encoding HAD hydrolase-like protein, with translation MNMQQFYALDQLIEEGERISNHFDTVSFDLFDTLLIRRIHDPDLVKPAVARYISNRVNSRATAQGQGKTWSWQQVQKLRDTFEKEQRQETGQKFDDFEACYPDYMSQVINTVFGEQEGDQLLQEVTDYELAVENSVLVPRHELVDWLRKLKKQGKKILVVSDIYLPAAHLERLIAHAGFLDQVDAVVSSADSFLAKASGKAFPMLIERFDLHAERWLHVGDNPVSDGGRPAEQGIHSLVLRDGLEKMRKSLAKRYHNYSLGLPFYRGRCLQQIMLPLEAENIPQHPLYVKGFNVFSPLLSAFVQGVAEHCLNAGIQRLYFFSREGWLFEQVWNRVIPKIYAGMENLPEISYLYVSRMALAPASCGHAGLDQEHADIVFLPPGNKDFRDVCRVFGLKADAFTNILSLHELHQETVLAPLHEGFLPENRLRFNEMLEDEAFQEEVKKQTLPAHQALHRYLEDQGFFVQPDVALVDIGWLGTIQRFLHRAIAHRPDAPRCHGLLFGATRGIPYPASPANSITGIVYDRDRFDLAASTVLYNRDLFEEACRAPHPTLNGYRLTEEKKGYELIFRHEDDDIGQAEKEQDSFFAPLQEGILAGAEQYAAAATILGYSLDDVKPWLNYLLVSRMAFPKTREIEEICQRHHLDDFHGQHKATKAAAAKELWKCSRLKLRWRPLLRTEFFLRLIKERLRS, from the coding sequence ATGAACATGCAACAGTTTTACGCCCTGGACCAATTGATTGAGGAAGGCGAGAGAATCAGCAATCATTTTGATACGGTCTCCTTTGATCTTTTTGACACCCTGCTGATCCGCCGGATCCATGATCCAGACTTGGTAAAGCCTGCGGTGGCCCGTTATATCAGTAACAGGGTCAACAGCAGAGCAACAGCACAGGGCCAGGGAAAAACCTGGAGCTGGCAGCAGGTACAGAAACTCCGGGACACCTTTGAAAAAGAACAACGCCAGGAAACCGGACAAAAATTTGATGATTTTGAGGCCTGCTACCCGGATTATATGAGCCAAGTCATCAATACTGTGTTCGGTGAGCAGGAGGGTGACCAGCTCCTACAAGAAGTCACAGACTACGAGCTGGCAGTAGAAAATTCGGTTCTTGTCCCCCGTCATGAACTGGTGGACTGGCTCAGGAAGCTCAAAAAGCAGGGCAAAAAAATCCTGGTCGTCTCAGACATCTACCTACCTGCGGCCCATCTGGAACGACTGATTGCCCATGCTGGTTTTCTTGATCAGGTGGATGCGGTGGTCTCCTCAGCAGACAGTTTCCTGGCCAAGGCCTCGGGCAAGGCCTTTCCCATGCTGATAGAGCGATTTGACCTGCACGCTGAGCGCTGGCTCCATGTGGGCGATAATCCGGTGTCCGACGGGGGCCGACCGGCAGAACAGGGCATCCACTCCCTTGTCCTTCGGGACGGTCTGGAAAAAATGCGCAAGTCATTGGCAAAACGTTATCATAATTATTCTTTGGGCCTCCCCTTTTACCGGGGTCGCTGCCTGCAACAGATCATGCTGCCCTTGGAAGCGGAAAATATCCCTCAGCACCCTTTGTATGTGAAGGGCTTTAACGTCTTCTCGCCGCTGCTGTCCGCCTTTGTCCAAGGGGTTGCCGAGCATTGCCTGAACGCGGGCATACAGCGCCTCTATTTTTTTTCTCGCGAAGGTTGGCTCTTTGAACAGGTCTGGAACAGAGTGATCCCGAAAATCTATGCCGGGATGGAAAACCTTCCCGAGATTTCCTATCTCTATGTCAGCAGGATGGCCCTTGCTCCGGCCAGTTGCGGACATGCCGGACTTGATCAGGAACATGCGGATATCGTCTTTCTGCCACCGGGCAATAAGGATTTCCGTGATGTCTGCCGGGTCTTCGGCCTCAAGGCAGATGCCTTCACCAATATTTTGTCATTGCATGAACTCCACCAGGAGACCGTGCTTGCCCCGCTTCATGAGGGCTTTCTCCCGGAAAATCGTCTCCGTTTTAACGAAATGCTGGAGGACGAGGCCTTTCAGGAAGAGGTGAAAAAGCAAACCCTGCCTGCTCATCAGGCCCTCCATCGGTACCTGGAAGACCAAGGCTTTTTTGTGCAGCCAGATGTGGCTCTGGTGGATATAGGCTGGCTGGGCACCATTCAGCGTTTCCTCCATCGAGCTATCGCCCATCGGCCAGATGCACCTCGCTGCCACGGCCTGCTTTTCGGGGCAACCCGAGGAATACCCTATCCGGCAAGCCCGGCCAATTCTATAACCGGTATTGTCTACGACCGTGATCGTTTTGATCTGGCCGCTTCAACAGTACTTTATAATCGAGATCTTTTCGAAGAGGCCTGTCGGGCACCCCATCCGACCCTGAACGGATACCGACTAACCGAGGAGAAAAAGGGCTACGAACTGATCTTTCGCCATGAGGATGATGATATAGGTCAAGCGGAAAAAGAACAGGACAGTTTTTTCGCCCCCCTGCAGGAAGGTATTCTCGCCGGAGCAGAGCAATACGCTGCTGCCGCTACCATCCTTGGCTATTCGCTGGACGATGTCAAACCTTGGCTCAACTATCTGCTGGTCAGCAGGATGGCCTTTCCCAAAACCAGAGAAATTGAAGAGATCTGCCAACGCCATCATCTGGATGATTTTCACGGCCAGCATAAGGCAACCAAAGCTGCTGCTGCCAAAGAGCTGTGGAAATGCTCACGACTCAAACTGCGCTGGCGACCTCTGCTGCGTACCGAGTTTTTTCTACGCCTGATTAAAGAACGTCTTCGTTCATAA